From the Natrarchaeobaculum aegyptiacum genome, one window contains:
- a CDS encoding acyl-CoA dehydrogenase family protein — protein MTLIENALSDEHREFRDRAATFAAEVVAPEADRIERTDEFPREVIEQAGDRGLLGILLPEAYGGEGSDFLSYCLAVEEIASVSGAVAETIQGHTFAALPIAQFGTEAQKEQWLEPMATGETVGSMLLTEPDAGSSPTELSTTAEETDDGYLLTGEKSFGTNAGVADVHLVVARKRPAPEEGHGVSVFLVPGVDEVEGFSFDRVEFMGMRGHVTGDSTLEEVPVAEDAVLGEIGQGFRIAMGTIDMARTALGAIGTGIARGAFEEAVDYAGDREQGGSPVGEYQAVQVLIAEMDTRLDGARHLVFDSAAALADGNGDTRTSSKAKYAGSEVAEYVTRNAIQIYGGKGYRKDLPLERYYRDAKILSIIGGTSEIQKTTIAGQALEL, from the coding sequence ATGACACTCATCGAGAACGCGCTCTCGGACGAGCACCGCGAGTTCCGCGACCGGGCAGCGACGTTTGCGGCGGAAGTCGTCGCGCCGGAGGCCGACCGCATCGAACGCACCGACGAGTTCCCCCGGGAGGTCATCGAGCAGGCCGGCGACCGCGGGCTGCTCGGCATCCTCCTGCCCGAAGCGTACGGCGGCGAGGGCTCTGACTTCCTCTCGTACTGTCTGGCCGTCGAGGAGATCGCGAGCGTCAGCGGGGCCGTCGCCGAGACCATTCAGGGCCACACCTTCGCCGCCTTGCCGATCGCCCAGTTCGGCACCGAGGCCCAGAAGGAGCAGTGGCTCGAGCCGATGGCCACTGGTGAGACGGTCGGCTCGATGCTGCTGACCGAACCCGACGCGGGGAGTTCGCCGACGGAGTTGTCCACCACTGCTGAAGAGACCGACGACGGCTACTTGCTCACCGGCGAGAAGTCCTTCGGGACCAACGCCGGCGTCGCGGACGTCCACCTCGTCGTCGCACGCAAACGGCCGGCTCCCGAGGAGGGCCACGGCGTCAGCGTCTTCCTCGTCCCCGGTGTCGACGAGGTCGAGGGCTTCTCGTTCGACCGCGTCGAGTTCATGGGCATGCGCGGGCACGTCACCGGCGACTCGACGCTCGAGGAGGTTCCCGTCGCCGAGGACGCCGTCCTCGGCGAGATCGGCCAGGGCTTCCGGATCGCGATGGGGACGATCGATATGGCTCGGACGGCGCTGGGCGCGATCGGTACCGGCATCGCCCGCGGCGCGTTCGAGGAGGCCGTCGACTACGCTGGCGACCGCGAGCAGGGCGGCAGCCCAGTCGGTGAATACCAGGCGGTTCAGGTCCTGATCGCGGAGATGGACACCCGCCTCGACGGTGCGCGCCATCTGGTCTTCGACTCTGCGGCGGCGCTCGCCGACGGCAACGGCGACACCCGTACCTCGAGCAAGGCCAAGTACGCCGGCAGCGAGGTCGCCGAGTACGTCACTCGCAACGCCATCCAGATCTACGGCGGGAAGGGCTACCGCAAGGACCTGCCGCTCGAGCGCTACTACCGCGATGCGAAGATCCTGAGCATCATCGGCGGCACGAGCGAGATCCAGAAGACGACGATCGCCGGGCAGGCGCTCGAGTTGTAG
- a CDS encoding enoyl-CoA hydratase/isomerase family protein yields MSFDTLDVTVDDGVATVRIDNDPVNAIDQQMRHELAEAVDVLREDRVRVGVFAGSADVFSVGADVGLFEEAQEWTTHEFRSNSRILGRAFDGIETLEKPVIAAIEGTCVGGGLELALACDVRIASPDATLGFPEHNIGLIPGLGGCSRFVQLVGPGVAKDLILSGELIDGERAREIRLVERVDDDPQAAADEYAANLLEQPPQAVGLAKRVVNAARDTDTQTAGLIESLAQSTLLETADHREGITAFREKRDADFTGE; encoded by the coding sequence ATGTCCTTCGACACGCTCGACGTCACCGTCGACGACGGCGTCGCGACCGTCCGTATCGACAACGACCCGGTGAACGCCATCGACCAGCAGATGCGCCACGAACTCGCCGAAGCGGTCGACGTCCTCCGCGAGGACCGCGTCCGCGTTGGGGTCTTCGCTGGCAGCGCCGACGTCTTCTCGGTCGGGGCCGACGTCGGCCTCTTCGAGGAGGCCCAGGAGTGGACCACCCACGAGTTCCGGTCGAACTCCCGCATCCTCGGCCGGGCCTTCGACGGCATCGAAACCCTCGAGAAGCCGGTTATCGCCGCCATCGAGGGTACCTGCGTCGGCGGCGGCCTCGAGCTCGCTCTGGCCTGTGACGTCCGTATCGCCAGCCCCGACGCCACCCTCGGCTTCCCCGAGCACAACATCGGCCTCATCCCCGGCCTCGGCGGTTGCTCCCGGTTCGTCCAGCTCGTCGGCCCCGGCGTCGCCAAGGACCTGATCCTCAGCGGCGAACTCATCGACGGCGAGCGCGCCCGCGAGATCCGACTGGTCGAACGCGTCGACGACGACCCCCAGGCCGCTGCCGACGAATACGCAGCGAATCTGCTCGAGCAGCCGCCACAGGCCGTCGGCCTCGCCAAGCGCGTCGTCAACGCCGCTCGAGACACCGACACCCAGACCGCCGGCCTGATCGAATCGCTCGCCCAGAGCACCCTGCTCGAGACTGCGGACCACCGTGAGGGGATCACCGCCTTCCGCGAGAAGCGCGACGCCGACTTTACCGGCGAATAG
- a CDS encoding alpha/beta fold hydrolase, with product METVTHHGRATAYRVTDEGGDGPPICFVHGSGGTGETWVGQRDLADRYPVVTMDLSGHGDSDDVDAEPGAEALEAYVEDVCAVLEATGARVVVGFSLGGAVALQVLLERDVDLEAAVLTSTGAKLAVLPDLLEWLAEDFDRALEFVHDPGRLFVDPDAEGCEAARAEMTDTGRAVTRRDFVTCDRFDVRGRLAEIDVPVLALAGEEDQLTPPAYHEYLVEEVDDARLETIPDGAHMVMREHPEAFNDAVAAFLADVTGDDEQ from the coding sequence ATGGAGACGGTCACCCACCACGGCAGAGCAACCGCGTATCGCGTCACCGACGAGGGCGGCGATGGCCCGCCGATCTGCTTCGTCCACGGCAGCGGCGGCACGGGCGAGACCTGGGTCGGCCAGCGCGACCTCGCCGACCGCTATCCCGTGGTCACGATGGATCTCAGCGGTCACGGAGACTCCGACGACGTCGACGCCGAACCGGGCGCGGAGGCTCTCGAGGCCTACGTCGAGGACGTCTGTGCCGTGCTCGAGGCGACCGGCGCACGCGTCGTCGTCGGTTTCTCCCTCGGCGGCGCGGTCGCCCTGCAGGTACTCCTCGAGCGCGACGTCGACCTCGAGGCGGCCGTCCTGACCAGCACGGGCGCGAAACTGGCCGTGCTCCCCGACCTGCTCGAGTGGCTCGCCGAGGACTTCGATCGGGCGCTCGAGTTCGTCCACGACCCCGGGCGGCTCTTCGTCGACCCCGACGCCGAGGGGTGCGAGGCGGCGCGTGCCGAGATGACCGACACTGGCCGCGCGGTGACCCGCCGGGACTTCGTCACCTGCGACCGGTTCGACGTCCGCGGCCGGCTCGCGGAGATCGACGTCCCCGTTCTCGCCCTCGCCGGGGAGGAAGACCAGTTGACCCCGCCGGCGTATCACGAGTATCTGGTCGAGGAGGTCGACGACGCCCGCCTCGAGACGATCCCCGACGGCGCGCACATGGTGATGCGCGAGCACCCCGAGGCGTTCAACGACGCTGTGGCGGCGTTTCTCGCGGATGTGACCGGTGACGACGAGCAGTAA
- a CDS encoding MaoC family dehydratase gives MATIYFEDVEEGTVRDLGSYTVPEDEMRAFSERYDPQPIHVDEAAAAETPFGDVIASGWYTASVCMRLFVDGFLAQSDSIGSPGLEELSWSAPVYAGDTLTVENEILSAEPSTTREDRGYVRNETRAYNQDDELVLSWIGTNILLCRNRD, from the coding sequence ATGGCGACGATCTACTTCGAGGACGTCGAGGAAGGCACCGTCAGAGACCTCGGGAGCTACACGGTTCCCGAAGACGAGATGCGTGCGTTCTCAGAGCGTTACGATCCACAGCCGATCCACGTCGACGAGGCGGCCGCCGCAGAGACGCCCTTCGGCGACGTGATCGCAAGCGGCTGGTACACCGCGAGCGTCTGCATGCGCCTGTTCGTCGACGGCTTCCTCGCCCAGAGCGACAGTATCGGGTCGCCGGGACTCGAGGAACTCTCGTGGTCGGCACCGGTCTACGCCGGCGACACCCTGACCGTCGAGAACGAGATCCTCTCGGCGGAGCCATCGACCACCCGCGAGGACCGCGGCTACGTTCGAAACGAGACTCGAGCGTACAATCAGGACGACGAACTGGTGCTCAGCTGGATCGGAACGAACATCCTGTTGTGCCGGAATCGCGACTGA
- a CDS encoding SDR family oxidoreductase translates to MTDALDETVCIVTGGGGGLGRAAARELADQGASVVVSDLGTSVHGEGEDEGPARETVDLIEAAGGDAMVHVGDVTDLGYTDQLVEDTLAEYGRIDGAVNFAGILRDSYLTNMSAEEWDAVIHVHLRGHFSLLRNLARHWRQRNEETEGGLERERSFLGVTSPSALGNVGQANYGAAKAGVLGLTRTAAMELAGSNVRVNALFPVAATRMTEGILEDDSLAPEKVAPVVAALMSEDASDITGRTISAVGDEIGVVPDPEIERTVTREGGWSTGEVIDALGDELGLGDD, encoded by the coding sequence ATGACAGACGCGCTGGACGAAACGGTTTGCATCGTGACGGGCGGCGGCGGTGGCCTCGGCCGGGCGGCGGCCAGAGAGCTCGCCGACCAGGGTGCCTCGGTGGTCGTCTCCGACCTCGGAACCTCGGTCCACGGCGAGGGCGAAGACGAGGGGCCCGCACGGGAGACGGTCGACCTGATCGAAGCGGCCGGCGGCGACGCGATGGTCCACGTCGGCGACGTCACCGATCTCGGGTACACCGACCAGCTCGTCGAGGACACGCTCGCGGAGTACGGTCGAATCGACGGCGCGGTCAACTTCGCGGGCATCCTCCGGGATTCCTACCTGACGAACATGAGCGCCGAGGAGTGGGACGCCGTGATCCACGTCCACCTCCGGGGGCACTTCTCGCTCCTGCGCAATCTCGCGCGCCACTGGCGACAGCGCAACGAGGAAACCGAAGGCGGCCTCGAGCGAGAACGGTCGTTCCTGGGCGTCACCAGTCCGTCGGCGCTGGGCAACGTCGGGCAGGCAAATTACGGCGCAGCGAAAGCAGGCGTCCTCGGACTCACTCGCACGGCTGCGATGGAACTGGCCGGCTCGAACGTCCGGGTGAACGCCCTCTTCCCCGTCGCCGCGACCCGGATGACCGAGGGTATCCTCGAGGACGACTCGCTCGCTCCCGAGAAGGTCGCACCAGTCGTCGCTGCCCTCATGAGCGAGGACGCGTCCGATATCACTGGACGAACCATCAGCGCGGTCGGTGACGAGATCGGTGTCGTGCCGGACCCCGAAATCGAGCGAACGGTCACCCGCGAGGGAGGCTGGAGCACCGGTGAGGTTATCGACGCACTGGGCGACGAACTGGGGCTCGGCGACGACTGA
- a CDS encoding long-chain-fatty-acid--CoA ligase, with protein MKQPLLTTDFLDRAVDLFADDVGIVAEDGTEYTYGEVGDRVNRLSNALRERGVEKGDRVALLSKNSHYFIETLYATTQLGALFVPLNFRLQPEEYDYLVGDSDPDVFITDAEHAGTVTHLQDEGGVDEWICYDADDAEAGQWDDYEAVLEAASPDQPERPDISEDDDATILYTSGTTGDPKGVVHTHRTQHYHAMVHAHHVEFEDDDVLLWTSPMFHINGWGHIYGLTGIGGKHVIVRDFDPQTVFERIVEHDVSFLGGAPTVLNFLLEHNEEHDVETTGANPVRVETAASPPPKRTIRRTEDELGWRIIHAYGATETGPLITTSNSPRRIQDGDKYDIVNKPGFATINTEVRVVDEDGNDVPCDDETKGEVIARGNQILDRYWNKPEATEEAFTDRVEGWFHTGDIATMDANKMLTIVDRKKDVIISGGENISSIEVQDVLYDHPDVRLAAVIGVPHEKWGETPKALVVPHDGADLTEEEIIEFTRDRLAHYKCPTSVEFREDLPQTSTGKIQKFELREDYWNDDEDRRVN; from the coding sequence ATGAAACAACCACTGCTCACCACCGACTTCCTCGACCGTGCAGTCGACCTGTTCGCAGACGACGTCGGCATCGTCGCCGAGGACGGGACCGAATACACCTACGGCGAGGTCGGCGACCGCGTCAATCGCCTCTCGAACGCCCTGCGCGAGCGGGGCGTCGAGAAAGGCGACCGCGTCGCCCTCCTCTCGAAGAACTCCCACTACTTCATCGAGACGCTGTACGCCACCACCCAGCTCGGCGCGCTGTTCGTCCCGCTGAACTTCCGCCTCCAGCCCGAGGAGTACGACTATCTCGTCGGCGACAGCGACCCAGACGTCTTCATCACCGATGCCGAACACGCCGGCACGGTCACTCACCTGCAAGACGAGGGCGGCGTCGACGAGTGGATTTGCTACGACGCCGACGACGCCGAAGCGGGCCAGTGGGATGACTACGAGGCCGTCCTCGAGGCCGCTTCCCCCGACCAGCCCGAACGCCCGGACATCTCCGAGGACGACGACGCGACCATCCTCTACACCTCCGGGACGACCGGCGACCCGAAGGGCGTCGTCCACACCCATCGAACCCAGCACTACCACGCGATGGTCCACGCCCACCACGTCGAGTTCGAAGACGACGACGTCCTGCTGTGGACCTCCCCCATGTTCCACATCAACGGCTGGGGCCACATCTACGGCCTCACCGGCATCGGTGGCAAACACGTCATCGTCCGGGACTTCGATCCCCAGACCGTCTTCGAGCGCATCGTCGAACACGACGTCTCCTTCCTCGGCGGCGCGCCCACCGTCCTCAACTTCCTGCTCGAGCACAACGAGGAACACGACGTCGAGACGACCGGCGCGAACCCGGTTCGCGTCGAGACTGCCGCGAGCCCGCCGCCGAAGCGGACCATCCGTCGCACCGAGGACGAGCTCGGCTGGCGGATCATCCACGCCTACGGCGCGACCGAGACCGGCCCGCTCATCACGACGAGTAACTCCCCGCGGCGAATTCAGGACGGCGACAAGTACGACATCGTCAACAAGCCCGGCTTCGCCACCATCAACACCGAGGTGCGCGTCGTCGACGAAGACGGCAACGACGTACCCTGTGACGACGAGACCAAAGGCGAGGTGATCGCCCGCGGCAACCAGATCCTCGACCGCTACTGGAACAAACCCGAGGCGACCGAGGAAGCGTTCACCGACCGCGTCGAGGGCTGGTTCCACACCGGCGACATCGCCACGATGGACGCAAACAAGATGCTCACCATCGTCGACCGCAAGAAAGACGTCATCATCTCCGGCGGGGAGAACATCTCGAGCATCGAGGTTCAGGACGTCCTCTACGACCACCCCGACGTCAGACTCGCCGCCGTCATCGGCGTCCCTCACGAGAAATGGGGCGAGACGCCGAAGGCACTCGTCGTTCCTCACGACGGTGCCGACCTGACCGAAGAGGAGATCATCGAGTTCACCCGGGACCGGCTGGCCCACTACAAGTGCCCGACGAGCGTCGAGTTCCGCGAGGACCTCCCCCAGACCTCGACGGGGAAGATCCAGAAGTTCGAACTCCGCGAGGACTACTGGAACGACGACGAGGACCGGCGCGTCAACTGA
- a CDS encoding VOC family protein produces MDSHDVPIRVDHVGIAVESVADAEPVLAALGCEKIVDDVVEDRFRWVYYELGNASRIELIEPVAEESFLTTYLEEHGPGLHHVTLEVGDIEAVMEVLEAKGITVVDYAEYEGWNEAFVSPRNATGTLFQLMEYADEYPESQGLSGEELYVGGSRVDSD; encoded by the coding sequence ATGGATTCACACGACGTACCCATCCGCGTCGACCACGTCGGCATCGCCGTCGAATCGGTCGCCGACGCCGAACCGGTACTGGCCGCTCTCGGCTGTGAAAAGATCGTCGACGACGTCGTCGAGGACCGATTTCGGTGGGTCTACTACGAACTCGGGAACGCCTCCCGGATCGAACTCATCGAGCCCGTCGCCGAGGAGAGCTTCCTGACGACCTATCTCGAGGAACACGGCCCCGGCCTCCACCACGTCACACTCGAGGTTGGCGACATCGAGGCGGTGATGGAGGTACTCGAGGCCAAGGGGATCACGGTGGTCGACTACGCCGAGTACGAGGGCTGGAACGAGGCGTTCGTCTCGCCGCGAAACGCGACCGGGACGCTGTTCCAGCTGATGGAGTACGCCGACGAATATCCCGAGAGTCAGGGCCTGTCGGGCGAGGAACTGTACGTCGGCGGGAGTCGGGTCGATTCGGACTGA
- a CDS encoding ABC transporter ATP-binding protein, whose amino-acid sequence MTLLQVSDLEAGYETGRVLFGIDLEIEAGETVSLLGRNGAGKTTTMRSIVGAEMPTVFHGSIRFRGEELLERKSHEIAGMGLSYVPEARRCFPRLTVEENIHVAATAADDPLPEAEMYDVFPDLADIRDRAAKNLSGGQQQMLAIARALVANPDLMLLDEPCEGLAPLIVREVESAIQRINENRDVTVLIVEQNVAAAMAIADRHYIIEEGHIVDEVTTEKLRADEELQQEYLGV is encoded by the coding sequence ATGACCCTGCTACAGGTGTCGGATCTCGAGGCGGGCTACGAGACCGGTCGCGTGCTGTTCGGGATCGACCTCGAGATCGAGGCCGGCGAGACGGTGTCGCTGCTCGGGCGCAACGGTGCGGGCAAGACGACCACGATGCGGTCGATCGTCGGCGCGGAGATGCCGACCGTCTTCCACGGCTCGATCCGCTTCCGGGGTGAGGAGTTGCTCGAGCGCAAGAGCCACGAGATCGCGGGCATGGGACTGAGTTACGTTCCGGAAGCGCGGCGGTGTTTCCCCCGGTTGACCGTCGAGGAGAACATCCACGTGGCCGCGACGGCGGCCGACGATCCACTCCCGGAGGCCGAGATGTACGACGTCTTCCCGGACCTGGCCGACATCCGGGATCGGGCGGCGAAGAACCTGAGCGGCGGGCAACAGCAGATGCTGGCGATCGCTCGCGCGCTCGTCGCTAACCCGGACCTGATGTTGCTCGACGAACCCTGTGAGGGGCTGGCCCCACTGATCGTCCGCGAGGTCGAGTCGGCGATCCAGCGGATCAACGAGAACCGCGACGTGACGGTCCTCATCGTCGAGCAGAACGTCGCGGCAGCGATGGCGATCGCCGACCGCCACTACATCATCGAGGAAGGCCACATCGTCGACGAGGTAACGACCGAGAAACTGCGGGCCGACGAGGAGCTTCAACAGGAGTACCTCGGCGTCTGA
- a CDS encoding ABC transporter ATP-binding protein, whose protein sequence is MADNETDMHTATTGTDQTQRQEQDRDQNQAQATDRAASSTVGDPAEAMLGARGLTKSFGGFVAVDGVDLAVQEGELRSIIGPNGAGKTTLFNVLTNALTPSGGQVYFGGEEITDVPQHERPHMGLVRSFQSNQLFEEQTVLENVRIVAQTIEQGPFSFDLFRTGRRVAEEDAYEILERVGLAEQAHESAANLSHGDQRRLTIAMSLATDPSVLLLDEPTSGMGPTETEETAAMIESLQSEYDLTLVLIEHDMSIVLSMSDRITVLNRGQVLATGPPDEIQANDAVQTAYLGGMEDEL, encoded by the coding sequence ATGGCTGACAACGAGACTGACATGCACACCGCGACGACAGGCACAGACCAGACGCAGCGCCAGGAACAGGACCGAGACCAGAATCAGGCCCAGGCGACCGACCGGGCCGCGTCGTCGACCGTCGGCGACCCCGCAGAAGCGATGCTCGGTGCCAGGGGACTGACCAAGTCCTTCGGCGGCTTCGTCGCCGTCGACGGCGTCGACCTCGCGGTCCAGGAAGGCGAGTTGCGCTCGATCATCGGTCCGAACGGGGCTGGCAAGACGACGCTGTTCAACGTCCTCACGAACGCCCTCACGCCCTCCGGCGGGCAGGTGTACTTCGGGGGCGAGGAGATCACCGACGTGCCCCAGCACGAGCGCCCACACATGGGGCTCGTTCGGTCGTTCCAGTCGAACCAGCTGTTCGAGGAGCAGACCGTCCTCGAGAACGTCCGGATCGTCGCCCAGACGATCGAACAGGGGCCGTTCTCGTTCGACCTGTTCCGCACCGGCCGCCGGGTCGCCGAGGAGGATGCCTACGAGATTCTCGAGCGCGTCGGCCTCGCCGAACAGGCCCACGAATCCGCGGCGAACCTCTCGCACGGCGACCAGCGGCGGCTCACGATCGCGATGTCGCTGGCGACCGATCCGTCGGTCCTGTTGCTCGACGAGCCCACCAGCGGCATGGGTCCGACCGAGACCGAGGAGACGGCGGCGATGATCGAGTCGCTCCAGTCCGAGTACGACCTCACGCTCGTGTTGATCGAACACGACATGAGCATCGTCCTCTCGATGAGCGATCGGATCACGGTTCTCAACCGCGGCCAGGTCCTCGCGACAGGGCCGCCCGACGAGATCCAGGCGAACGACGCGGTCCAGACGGCCTACCTCGGCGGCATGGAGGACGAACTATGA
- a CDS encoding branched-chain amino acid ABC transporter permease — MSSASTSLVERVRGLDAMEVFRLLRVPIGILLIALLIRPVIGSDLLLGSPHIATTILIWMLFATAFNLLLGYTGLLSFGHAMFLGTGVYMTAIGLAYFDMPFSVMTVLAIVLAATIAYLIGRLTVQYGEIYFAMLTLAFGMMLHFFVNSNPGGLTGGSDGIRSGTTPEWITSLRGERVIDVDWFATLLGYLGLEPDYYWFVAIVFVVAMLGLWQIVRSPFGRTLVAIHDNQELASAMGIDIYRYKVWALTFSGAFSALAGALLMVNNHGASLENFGPMTSAEVLLMAIFGGIGFFFGPAVGAGAWYLVREYLLSLGTVTVPGVGALEVGGVLSYWQFFFGLAFVIVILASPRGGIYGFVRDRTLTALAFARRWRTDG, encoded by the coding sequence ATGAGTTCCGCATCAACCTCACTGGTCGAACGAGTTCGCGGGCTCGACGCCATGGAGGTGTTCCGCCTGCTGCGCGTCCCGATCGGCATCCTGCTGATCGCGCTGCTCATCCGGCCGGTCATCGGCAGCGACCTGCTGCTCGGTAGCCCACACATCGCGACGACCATCCTCATCTGGATGCTGTTCGCGACGGCGTTCAACCTCCTGCTGGGGTACACCGGGTTGCTCTCGTTCGGCCACGCGATGTTCCTCGGCACGGGCGTCTACATGACCGCGATCGGGCTGGCGTACTTCGACATGCCGTTCTCGGTGATGACCGTGCTCGCCATCGTGCTCGCGGCCACCATCGCGTACCTGATCGGGCGACTCACCGTCCAGTACGGCGAGATCTACTTCGCGATGCTCACACTCGCGTTCGGGATGATGCTTCACTTCTTCGTCAACTCCAACCCGGGCGGCCTGACGGGCGGCTCCGACGGCATCCGGTCGGGGACGACCCCGGAGTGGATCACCAGCCTGCGCGGCGAGCGCGTCATCGACGTCGACTGGTTCGCCACGCTGCTGGGCTATCTCGGCCTCGAGCCGGACTACTACTGGTTCGTCGCGATCGTCTTCGTCGTCGCGATGCTCGGCCTCTGGCAGATCGTCCGCTCGCCGTTCGGGCGGACGCTCGTGGCCATCCACGACAATCAGGAGCTGGCGAGCGCGATGGGGATCGACATCTACCGGTACAAGGTCTGGGCGCTCACGTTCTCGGGAGCGTTCTCGGCGCTCGCCGGAGCGCTCCTGATGGTGAACAACCACGGGGCCTCGCTGGAGAACTTCGGGCCGATGACCAGCGCCGAGGTGCTGCTGATGGCGATCTTCGGCGGCATCGGCTTCTTCTTCGGCCCTGCCGTCGGCGCTGGCGCCTGGTACCTCGTCCGGGAGTACCTGCTCTCGCTGGGGACGGTCACCGTCCCCGGCGTGGGTGCCCTCGAGGTCGGTGGCGTCCTCAGTTACTGGCAGTTTTTCTTCGGGCTCGCGTTCGTGATCGTGATCCTCGCGTCGCCTCGCGGCGGGATCTACGGCTTCGTCCGGGACCGAACGCTGACCGCACTCGCATTCGCACGGAGGTGGCGAACCGATGGCTGA
- a CDS encoding branched-chain amino acid ABC transporter permease, producing the protein MATAILIVLTVAVHPRLFAQNLLGGVVYGLVLALIALGLALILGLLGVVNFAHGGLFMLGAYGAYEIIAMQGLPFWVAFLVVPLAVGAVGVAMEVGVLRRLYGENPLIGLLATFGVFIMIEEATRARWGGTPLTFDLPAVLQGSITFGVGRIATIRLLTIVVATLVIVGTYLLMYRTDFGLTIRAGLQDREMAGFIGIDIPTRFTIVFFLGSAMAGLAGVLRGAETGMDLAMGFEYVLLAFVIVIVGGVGSIFGSVVAGLLIGIGVFVAPVMVRALATATGIDALAVPGIGGIVPFLIMLAILLIRPRGLFGEEGLLE; encoded by the coding sequence GTGGCTACTGCAATCTTGATCGTGCTGACCGTCGCGGTCCACCCGCGGCTGTTCGCCCAGAACCTTCTCGGCGGCGTCGTCTACGGACTGGTACTCGCGCTCATCGCGCTCGGGCTGGCGCTCATCCTCGGCCTGCTCGGCGTGGTGAACTTCGCTCACGGTGGTCTCTTCATGCTGGGTGCCTACGGTGCCTACGAGATCATCGCCATGCAGGGCTTGCCGTTCTGGGTTGCCTTCCTCGTCGTCCCACTGGCTGTCGGGGCAGTCGGCGTCGCGATGGAAGTCGGCGTCCTCCGTCGACTCTACGGTGAGAACCCCCTGATCGGGTTACTGGCGACCTTTGGGGTCTTCATCATGATCGAGGAGGCGACGCGGGCGCGCTGGGGCGGCACGCCGCTGACGTTCGACCTGCCGGCGGTCCTCCAGGGCTCGATCACGTTCGGTGTCGGCCGCATCGCCACGATTCGGCTGCTGACGATCGTCGTCGCGACGCTCGTGATCGTGGGCACCTACCTGCTCATGTACCGGACGGACTTCGGACTCACGATCCGTGCCGGGTTGCAGGACCGAGAGATGGCGGGCTTCATCGGCATCGACATCCCGACGCGCTTTACGATCGTGTTCTTCCTCGGGTCGGCCATGGCCGGCCTCGCGGGCGTCCTTCGAGGCGCTGAGACGGGGATGGACCTCGCGATGGGCTTCGAGTACGTCCTGCTGGCGTTCGTCATCGTGATCGTCGGCGGAGTCGGCAGCATCTTCGGGAGCGTCGTTGCCGGCCTCCTGATCGGCATCGGCGTCTTCGTCGCCCCGGTGATGGTCCGTGCGCTCGCGACCGCCACCGGGATCGACGCTCTCGCCGTCCCCGGAATCGGCGGCATCGTCCCGTTCCTGATCATGCTCGCCATCCTGTTGATCAGACCGCGCGGTCTCTTCGGTGAGGAGGGATTACTCGAATGA